Below is a window of Humulus lupulus chromosome 9, drHumLupu1.1, whole genome shotgun sequence DNA.
AGGATTAAAAGACATTTTTATTGTTCAAATCAAGTATTGAACACTAAAACTcgactttttttgttttttttttaattattttagtttttttgttatttttatattatttatgtagtttatatgtattttgattatgttaatattaattatgtttactcattaaaatgtattgtatttgacataattttttatgaaatgtatatatatataatattgaaaattagttatcaaattaggttataatattgaaaatatatatataatcggaattgaaaataattatatataataggaattaaatttttttatttttttttattaaaatgggtttctctgcggttgtgttgaaaaaaccgcggagaaaggtatctctgcggttttttcaacacaaccgcagagaaaagtgtggcTTTTCTCCACGGTTTTCATACCACTTTTCTCTTCGGTTGAATATattgcgcttttcaatactctcgaaaaccgcagtgtattaagtaaaaaaaaagcgcagagaaagaCTTTTTTTGTAGTAATGTTTGTATCATCATTGACAACAATATTACAGTCAAAGTGTATGTCACATCTACAAAAAGAGACTGTTATATCACAAAAAGTATGTCAATTTTTCAAAACACTAGTTAGTGTTTACTCGTTCAACCATCCAAGTGTTGATCCTTTATATACTCAAGTTGGTACTTGGGTTCTTTCAAAGCAGCATCAAAAATCTCCCAGTGTCCCTTTTTTGCAAACAAAAAAAAGAACTCAAGAAAAGAAAAAGCCATTGAATTTGATGAAGGCTTCCGGTACACCTTTTTCCTTGTTGGACATCACCTTTTCTTTAACCTCCCCAAAGTCTGCCTGGATCGTCTGAAACACACAATGAAATTGTTTTATTAGAAAAATCAACCAAGACCCAATTATGTATCTATTTAAGTAAGTCAATATTTTGTCACCTTAATTCGAAGATCCCTGCAGGCAATCAAACCAGCTTCAGTGAAAATTGCCTTGACATCAGCGCTGGAAAAATCATCATCACTTCTCACAAATTTTTCCAAGCTGACGTCCATAGCTAACGCCATCCTTGATGCGTGAATCTGCAACGCAGAGCGAAATAGATACAAAAAAAAGAATTAATATAATGTTGAGAAAAATAAAAATCATCACTTGAGAAAATGATAATCATGTCATACTTAATGTTACCTGGAAAATGCGTCTTCTTTCTTTGATATCAGAGAGAGGCCATGGTAGAGCAATTTTCCTCTCTATTCGACCCCGGGGAGAAGCTGGATCAAGAACCAGTTTAGCATCTCCTCTTGAATCAAAACCGCCTAACCGGTTTAGCTGCTCCAGCCCCCAAGAATGAGCATCATACCTGCAAAATGAAATGATATATAAATGATCCAAGCTCAGCAATGTGCAACAATGAGTGATTATTCTTATAACATTAAAATGTAATAGAAGAATGGCTCACCTCTTTCACTTCTACAAATATAGGTTTTCTCTTTGCTTTTTTTCTAGCATTAAATTAAAGACGCAGAGAAAATGTTCAAATGTGTATGAAACACGAAGTGGGAAAAAAAcagacttttctccgcggttccataaagaaaaccgcggagaaaagtgtctACAAAACCGTAGAGAAAAGGGTACCTTTCGCTGTGGTTTTATTTATGGAAACGCGGAGAAAGCCCTTACCCTACATAAAACCCTCGACTCACAGCCTTTActcattcttctaatttcttctacTTTGGCAGACCCGAGAGGATCGGCGCAACCCTTCTTCCCCAGCCACGGTTAGTGCTCttttcaccttttttttttagttttttttttcattttcttccatatttaggctacaactcatgtaaatatacgtatatattgatttgttttgaagttttagggaaaaACTGAAAATATATTGATTGAGTATAATGTGTTTTGAATGTATGTGTTATAGGGTGATTTTCAAGCTTTTGTCCAACGTTTGTGAAGGATTAAAAgacatttttattattcaaatttggtattgatcactaaaactttactttttttggtttttttttaattattttagttttttttgttatttttatattatttatgtagtttatatgtattttgattatgttaatattaattatgtttactccttaaaatgtattgtattggaaatatttttttatgaaatgtatatatatgtaatattgaAAATTAGTTATCCAATTAGGttataatattgaaaatatatatataatcggaattgaaaataattataaattatcggaattgaattttttatttttttttattaaaatgggtttctctgcggttgtgttgaataaaccgcagagaaaagggtaCCTTTCTCCGCAGTTTTTTCAACACAACCGCTGAAAAAAGTGTGcattttctccgcggttttcatACCACTTTTTTCTGCGGTCGAATACATTTcacttttcaatactctcgaaaaccgcagtgcattaagtaaaaaaaaaccgcagagaaagaattttttgtagtagtgtttgtaTCATCATTGACAACAATATTACAGTCAAAGTGTATGTCACATCTACAAAAAGGGACTGTTATATCACAAAAAGTATGTCAATTTTTCGAAACACTAGTTAGTGTTTACTCGTTCAACCATCCAAGTGTTGATCCTTTATATACTCAAGTTGGTACTTGGGTTCTTTCAAAGCAGCATCAAAAATCTCCCAATATCCCTTTTttgcaaacaaaaaaaaaaactcaaaaaaagaaaaagccaTTGAATTTGATGAAGGCTTCCGGTACCCCTTTTTCCTTGTTGGACATCACCTTATCTTTAGCCTCCTCAAAGTCAAACCTGGATCGTCTGAAACACACAGTGAAAATGTCTAATTAGAAAATGAACCAGGACCCAATTATGTATCTATTTAAGTAAGTCAATATTTTGTCACCTTAATTCGGAGAGCCCTGCAGGCAATCAAACCAACTTCAGTGAAAATTGCCTTGACATCAGCGCTGGAAAAATCATCCTCACTCACATATTTTTCCAAGCTGACGTCCATAGCTAACGCCATCCTTGATGCGTGAATCTGCAACGCAGAGCGAAATAGATACAAAAAAAAGAATTAATATAATGTTgagaaaaataaaaatcataacttGAGAAAATGATAATCATGTCATACTTAATGTTACCTGGAAAATGCGTCTTCTTTCTTTGATATCAGAGAGAGGCCATGGTAGAGCAATTTTCCTCTCTATTCGACCCCGGGGAGAAGCTGGATCAAGAACCAGTTTAGCATCTCCTCTTGAATCAAAACCGCCTAACCGGTTTAGCTGCTCCAGCCCCCAAGAATGAGCATCATACCTGCAAAATGAAATGATATATAAATGATCCAAGCTCAGCAATGTGCAACAATGAGTGATTATTCTTATAACATTAAAATGTAATAGAAGAATGGCTCACCTCTTTCACTTCTACAAATATAGGTTTTCTCTTTGCTTTTTTTCTAGCATTAAATTAAAGACGCAGAGAAAATGTTCAAATGAGTATGAAACACGAAGTGGGAAAAAAAcagacttttctccgcggttccataaagaaaaccgcggagaaaagtgtctACAAAACCGTAGAGAAAAGGGTACCTTTCGCTGTGGTTTTATTTATGGAAACGCGGAGAAAGCCCTTACCCTACATAAAACCCTCGACTCACAGCCTTTActcattcttctaatttcttctacTTTGGCAGACCCGAGAGGATCGGCGCAACCCTTCTTCCCCAGCCACGGTTAGTGCTCttttcaccttttttttttagttttttttttcattttcttccatatttaggctacaactcatgtaaatatacgtatatattgatttgttttgaagttttagggaaaaaatgaaaatatattgATTGAGTATAATGTGTTTTGAATGTATGTGTTATAGGGTGATTTTCAAGCTTTTGTCCAACGTTTGTGAAGGATTAAAAgacatttttattattcaaatttggtattgatcactaaaactttactttttttggtttttttttaattattttagtttttttgttatttttatattatttatgtagtttatatgtattttgattatgttaatattaattatgtttactCCTTAAAATTATTGTATTggaaatatttttttatgaaatgtatatatatgtaatattgaaaattagttatcaaattaggttataatattgaaaatatatatataatcggaattgaaaataattataaataatcggaattgaattttttatttattttttattaaaatgggtttctctgcggttgtgttgaATAAACCGCAGAGAAAATGGTACCTTTCTCCGCAGTTTTTTCAACACAACCGCTGAAAAAAGTGTgccttttctccgcggttttcatACCACTTTTTTCTGCGGTCGAATACATTTcacttttcaatactctcgaaaaccgcagtgcattaagtaaaaaaaaaccgcagagaaagaattttttgtagtagtgtttgtaTCATCATTGACAACAATATTACAGTCAAAGTGTATGTCACATCTACAAAAAGGGACTGTTATATCACAAAAAGTATGTCAATTTTTCGAAACAGTAGTTAGTGTTTACTCGTTCAACCATCCAATTGTTGATCCTTTATATACTCAAGTTGGTACTTGGGTTCTTTCAAAGCAGCATCAAAAATCTCCCACTGTCCCTTTTttgcaaacaaaaaaaaaactcaaaaaaagaaaaagccaTTGAATTTGATGAAGGCTTCCGGTACCCCTTTTTCCTTGTTGGACATCACCTTATCTTTAGCCTCCTCAAAGTCAAACCTGGATCGTCTGAAACACACAGTGAAAATGTCTAATTAGAAAATGAACCAGGACCCAATTATATATCTATTTAAGTAAGTCAATATTTTGTCACCTTAATTCGAAGATCCCTGCAGGCAATCAAACCAACTTCAGTGAAAATTGCCTTGACATCAGCGCTGGAAAAATCATCCTCACTCACAAATTTTTCCAAGTTGACGTCCATAGCTAACGCCATCCTTGATGCGTTAATCTGCAACGCAGAGCGAAATAGATACACAAAAAAGAATTAATATAATGTTgagaaaaataaaaatcataacttGAGAAAATGATAATCATGTCATACTTAATGTTACCTGGAAAATGTGTCTTCTTGCTTTGATATCAGAGAGAGGCCATGGTAGAGCAATTTTCCTCTCTATTCGACCCTGGGGAGAAGCTGGATCAAGAACCAGTTTAGCATCTCCTCTTGAATCAAAACCGCCTAACCGGTTTAGCTGCTCCATCCCCCAAGAATGAGCATCATACCTGCAAAATGAAATGATATATAAATGATCCAAGCTCAGAAATGTGCAACAATGAGTGATTATTCTTATAACATTAAAATGTAATAGAAGAATGGCTCACCTCTTTCACTGCTACAAATATAGGTTTTCTCTTCGCTTTTTTTCTAGCATTAAATTAAAGACGCAGAGAAAATATTCAAATGAGTCTGAAACACGAAGTGGGAAAAAAACAGACTTTTCTCCGCGATTCCataaagaaaaccgcagagaaaaaagTCTACAAAACAACAGAGAAATGGGtacctttctctgcggttttcttaatGGAAACGCGGAGAAAACCCTTACCCTACATAAAACCCTCGACTCACAGCCTTTActcattcttctaatttcttctacTTTGGCAGACACGAGAGGATCGGCGCAACCCTTCTTCCCCAGCCACGGTTAGTGCTCTTTTCAcctttattttttcattttcttccatatttaggctacaactcatgtaaatataagtatatattgatttattttgaagttttagggaaaaaatgaaaatatattgattgagtataatgtgttttgaatgtatgtttatagggtgattttcAAGCTTCATTCCAACGTTTGTGAAGGATTAAAAgacatttttattattcaaatctGGTATTAATCACTAAAACTTgacttttttttgtatttttttttattatttcagtttttttgttatttttatattatttatgtaGTTTATATGTATTTTGATTATGTTAATCTTAATTATGTTTACTCCTTAAAATGTATTGTATTCGACataattttttatgaaatgtatatatatatatataatattgaaaattagttatgaaattaggttataatattgaaaatatatatataatcggaattgaaaataattatatataatcagaattgaaattttttttttttattaaaatgggtttCTCTGTGGTTCTGTTGaataaaccgcagagaaaagggtaCCTTTCTCTGCAGTTTTTTCAACACCACCGCTGAGAAAACTGTGTGTTTTCTCCTCGGTTttcataccacttttctctgcggtcgaatacattgcacttttcaatactctcgaataCCGCAGTgcattaagtaaaaaaaaaccgCAAAGAAAGAATTTTTAGTAGTAGTGTTTGTATCATCATTGACAACAATATTACAGTCAAAGTGTATGTCACATCTACAAAAAGGGACTGTTATATCACAAAAAGTATGTCAATTTTTCGAAACACTAGTTAGTGTTTACTCGTTCAACCATCCAAGTGTTGATCCTTTATATACTCAAGTTGGTACTTGGGTTCTTTCAAAGCAGTATCAAAATTCTCCCAATGTCCCTTTTttgcaaacaaaaaaaaaaactcaaaaaaagaaaaagccaCTGAATTGGATGAAGGCTTCCGGTACCCCTTTTTCCTTGTTGGACATCACCTTATCTTTAGTCTCCTCAAAGTCAAACCTGGATCGTCTGAAACACACAATGAAAATGTTTTATTAGAAAATGAACCAGGACCCAATTATGTATCTATTTAAGTAAGTCAATATTTTGTCACCTTAATTCGAAGATCGCTGCAGGCAATCAAACCAGTTTCAGTGAAAATTGCCTTGACATCATCGCTGGAAAAATCATACTCACTCACAAATTTTTCCAAGTTGACGTCCATAGCTAACGCCATCCTTGATGCGTGAATCTGCAACACAGAGCGAAATAGATACACAAAGAAGAATTAATATAATGTTGAGAAAAATCAAGATCATAACTTGAGAAAATGATAATCATGTCATACTTAATGTTACCTGGAAAATGCGTCTTCTTGCTTTGATATCATAGAGAGGCCAAGGTAGAGCAATTTTCCTCTCTATTCGACCCCGGGGTGAAGCTGGATCAAGAACCAGTTTAGCATCTCCTCTTGAATCAAAACCACCTAACTGGTTTAGCAGCTCCTGCCCCCAAGAATGAGCATCATACCTGCAAAATGAAATGATATATAAATGATCCAAGCTCAGCAATGTGCAACAATGAGTGATTATTCTTATAACATTAAAATGTAATAGAAGAATGGCTCACCTctttcactactacaaatataggttttctctgcgctttttttctAGCATTAAATTAAAAACGCAGAGAAAATGTTCAAATGAGTCTGAAACACGAAGTGAGAAAAAAAcagacttttctccgcggttccatAAAGAAAACTGCGGAGAAAAGTGTATACAAAACCACAAAGAAAAGGGTACCTATCTCTGCGGTTTTCTTTACGGAATCGCGGAGAAAGCCCTTACCCTACATAAAACCCTCGACTCACAACCTTCACtctttcttctaatttcttctacTTTGGCAGACCCTAGAGGAACGACGCAACCCTTCTTCCCCAGCCACGGTTAGTTCTCttttcacctttttttttttcattaatgaaaatatattGATTGAATATAATGTGTTttgaatgtatgtttatagggtgattttcAAGCTTTTTTCCAACGTTTGTGAAGGATTAAAAgacatttttattattcaaataaGGTTTTGAACACTAAAACTtgactttttttgtttttttttttaattatttcagattttttgttatttttatattatttatatagtttatatgtattttgattatgttaatattaattatgtttactccttaaaatgtattgtatttgacataattttttatgaaatatatatatatataatattgaaaattagttatcaaattaggttataatattgaaaatatatataaaatcggAATTGAAATTATCTATATATAATcggaattgaatttttttttttttattaatatgggTTTCTCTGCGGTTGTGTCGCATAGAAAAGGGtacctttctccgcggttttttcaacacaaccacagagaaaagtgtggcctttctccgcggttttcataccacttttctctgcggtcgaatacattTCGCTTTTcgatactctcgaaaaccgcactgtattaagtaaaaaaatacCGCAGAGAAAggttttttttgtagtagtgtttgtaTCATCATTGACAATAATATTACATTTAAAGTGTATGTCATATCTACAAAAAGAGACTTTTATATCACAAAAAGTATGTCAATTTTTCAACACACTAGTTAGTGTTTACTCCTTCACCCATCCAAGTGTTGATCCTTTATATACTAAGGTTGGTACTTGGGTTCTTTCAAAGCAGCATCAAAAATCTCCCAATGTCCCTTTTTTGCAAACAAATAAAAAtctcaaaaaaagaaaaagccaTTGAATTTGATGAAGGCTTCCGGTACCCCTTTTTCCTTGTTGGACATCACCTTATCTTTGGCCTCCTCAAAGTCTGCCTGGATCGTCTGAAACTCACAATGAAAATGTTTTATTAGAAAAATCTACCAGGACCTAATTATGTATCTATTTAAGTAAGTCAATATTTTGTCACCTTAATTCGAAGATCCGTGCAGGCAATCAAACCAGCTTCAGTGAAAAGTGCCTTGACATCAGCGTTGGAAAAATCATCCTCACTCCTCACAAATTTTTCCAAGTTGACGTCCATAGCTAACGCCATCCTTGATGCGTGAATCTGCAACACATAGCAAAATAGATACACAAAGAAGAATTAATATAATGTTGAGAAAAATCAAAATCATATCTTGAGAAAATGATAATCATGTCATACTTAATGTTTCCTGGAAAATGCGTCTTCTTGCTTTGATATCAGAGAGAGGCCGAGGTAGAGCAATTTTCCTCTCTATTCGACCCCGGTGTGAAGCTGGATCAAGAACCAGTTTAGCATCTCCTCTTGAATCAAAACCGCCTAGCTGGTTTAGCAGCTCCAGCCCCCAAGAATAAGCATCATACCTGCAAAATGAAATGATATATAAATGATTCAAGCTCAGCAATGTGTAACAATGAGTGATTATTCTTATAACATTAAAATGTAATAGAAGAATGGCTCACCTCTTTCACTGCTACAAATATAGGTTTTCTCTTCGCTTTTTTTCTAGCATTAAATTAAAGACACAGAGAAAATGTTCAAATGAGTCTGAAACACGAAGTGGGAAAAAAACAGACTTTTCTCCGCAGTTCCATAAAGAAAACAGCGGAGAAAAGTGTctacaaaaccgcagagaaaagggtgcctttctctgcggttttctttatGGAAACGCGGAGAAAGCCTTTACCCTACATAAAATCCTCGACTCACAGCATTTActcattcttctaatttcttctacTTTGGCAGACCCGAGAGGAACGGCGCAACCCTTCTTCCCCAGCCAATGTTAGTTCTCTTTTCacctttttttttagttttttttttcattttcttccatatttaggctacaactcatgtaaatatacgtatatattgatttgttttgaggttttagggaaaaaatgaaaatatattgattgagtataatgtgtttcgaatgtatgtttatagggtgattttcAAGCTTTTTTCCAACGTTTGTGAAGGATTAAAAGACATTTTTATTGTTCAAATCAGGTATTGATCTCTAAAACTTgactttttttgttttctttttaattatttcagtttttttgttatttttatattatttatgtagtttatatgtattttgattatgttaatattaattatgtttactccttaaaatgtattgtatttgacataattttttatgaaatgtatatatataatattgaaaattagttatcaaattaggttataatgtttaaaatatatatataatcgaaattgaaaaatatattttttttttattaaaatgggtttctctgcggttgtgttgaataaaccgcagagaaaagtgtacctttctccgcggttttttcaacacaaccgcagagaaaagtgtgccttttctccgcggttttcatACAATTTTTCTCTACGGTCGAATACattgcgcttttcaatactctggAAAATCGCAGTTCATTAAgtaaaaaaaaccgcagagaaagactttttttgtagtagtgtttgtaTCATCATTGACAACAATATTACAGTCAGAGTGTATGTCACATCTACAAAAAGAGACTGTTATAGCACAAAAAGTATGTCAATTTTTCAACACACTTGTTAGTGTTTACTCCTTCTACCATCCAAGTGTTGATCCTTTATATACTCAAGTTGGTACTTGGGTTCTTTCAAAGCAGCAACAAAAATCTCCCATTGTCCCTTTTTTGCaaacaaaaaaaaactcaaaaaaagaaaaagccaTTGAATTTGATGAAGGCTTCCGGTACCCCTTTTTCCTTGTTGGACATCACCTTATCTTTAGCCTCCTCAAAGTCTGCCTGGATCGTCTGAAACACACAATGAAAATGTTTTATTTGAAAAATCAACCAGGACCCAATTATGTATCTATTTAAGTAAGTCAATATTTTGTCGCCTTAATTCGAAGATCCCTGCAGGCAATCAAACCAGCTTTAGTGAAAATTGCTTTGACATCTGCGCTGGAAAAATCATCCTCACTCCTCACAAATTTTTCCTAGTTGACGTCCATAGCTAACGCCATCCTTGATGCGTGAATCTGCAACGCAGAGGGAAATAGACACACAAAGAAGAATTAATATAATGTTGAGAAAAATCAACATCATAACTTGAGAAAATGATAATCATGTCATACTTAATGTTACCTGGAAAATGCATCTTCTTGGTTTGATATCAGAGAGAGGCCAAGGTAGAGAAATTTTCCTCTCTATTCGACCCCGGGTTGAAGTTGGATCAAGAACCAGTTTATCATCTCCTCTTGAATCAAAACCGCCTAACTGGTTTAGCAGCTCCAGCCCCCAAGAATGAGCATCATACCTGCAAAATGAAATGATATATAAATGATCCAAGCTCAGCAATGTGCAACAATGAGTGATATTCTTATAACATTAAAATGTAATAGAAGAATGGCTCACCTCTTTCACTTCTACAAATATAGGTTTTCTCTTCGCTTTTTTTCTAGCATTAAATTAAAGACGCAGAGAAAATGTTCAAATGAGTATGAAACACGAAGTGGGAAAAAAAcagacttttctccgcggttccataaagaaaaccgcagagaaaagtgtttaCAAAACCGCAAAGAAAATGGTACCTATCTCTGCGGTTTTCTTTACGGAAACGCGGAGAAAGCCCTTACCCTACATAAAACCCTCGACTCACAACCTTCActcattcttctaatttcttctacTTTGGCAGACCCGAGAGGAACGACGCAACCCTTCTTCCCCAGCAACGGTTAGTGCTCTTTTCACCatttcttttagttttttttttcatttcttccATATTTAGGCTACAACTCTTGTAAATATACGTATATATTGATttgttttgaagttttagggcaaaaatgaaaatatattgattgagtataatgtgttttgaatgtatgtttataggATGATTTTCAAGCTTTTTTCCAATGTTTGTGAAGGATTAAAAGACATTTTTATTGTTCAAATCAGGTATTGATCACTAAATCTtgactttttttgttttttttttaattttttcagtttttttgttatttttatattatttatgtagtttatttgtattttgattttgttaatattaattatgtttactccttataatgtattgtatttgacataattttttatgaaatgtatatatatatatatataatattgaaaattagttatcaaattaggttataatattgaaaatatatatataatcggaattgaaaataattatatataatcggaattgaaaaataattatatataattaggtattgaaaatatatattttttattaaaatgagttTTTCTGCGGTTGTATTAACTAAACCGCAGAGAAATGTactcttttctctgcggttgtgttgaataaaccgcagagaaaatggtacttttctccgcggttttttcaatacaaccgcagagaaaagtgtggcTTTTCTCCGCAGTTTTCATATCACTTTTTTCTGTGGTCGAATACATTACgattttcaatactctcgaaaaccgcagtgtattaagtaaaaaaactgTAGAGAAAtacattttttgtagtagtggatagaaatcttcttttctttgtcttctaactcttcttcttcttctagcttccttctcctaggttttctttctcttcttttcttgaATCTGTAACCGTTTTAAATTCTTTTGGGTTCCCATGTACCgaactcaaactcttttaatggaaTGGTtaacttttgaccaaaatttttagttcTTAAATCTTGttttagtttcaattacacgttttTAGTCCAAATAACTCATTTAAGAGTTAAGCACAAATTTtaatacacaatgtaacagtcctggattagtaggacgttacactgAACATAAAATTACATTATTTTGTTTTGTCACGTTCAAAGCTTATATAATGTGACAATTATATATGcgcaataataatataaatacaaGGGAATATTATCcctttttttatttcaaatttacgAAACATTATACTTATACTGAGATCTAATGAGGTTAATAACCCCCGGCTGTAAGTCCTCCATCGACACTGATAACTTGACCATTGATGTATGAAGCAGCTGGAAGGCAAAGGAATGCCACTAGTGACGAAATTTCATTAGGTTCTGCAAGACGAAGGATTGGCGTTCTCTTAAACACGGGTAAGAATTCATCGTCACGAGGTGCCTGATCTTCCTGCCATGtcacataatttgtttatataactatttgcatatatatatatatatataatttgggTAATAATTTTTAATCactacaaataaatatttttaatctTTTTGATAATAAATAAGAGGGATGATTAatagtaaatatatataaatatatttatcgtTACAGCTTGGACTCGGGTTCTGACTCCCCATGGCGCCACGCTGTTGGTGCGAATGCCGTCCTTAGCCCATTCACAAGcaaaattctttgtaatttggtttattgctcctatacattcaaaataatatatattaaagaGAGACTAATTtgcattatcatatatatatatatatatatattaaaagaaaaagattgaAGGAAGTAGTGTTGCCTTTGGTCGCGGCATAGGCAGAGAGTTTAGGTAGAGCAATGACACCAGCAATGGAGGAAATGAAAACAATGCTTCCGTTTGAGGAAGCCTTCAAAAGAGGATGAGCAAGTTGAGATAGATGATAAGGAGATTCAACATTGGTGCTCATCATATTTGAGTACTCTTCAGCACCGTACTTCGTAGCACTGTTTATCGCCACCGTTCCCGCGTTGTTTACCTAACACAtacaatatt
It encodes the following:
- the LOC133801355 gene encoding tropinone reductase homolog At2g29290-like → MAAVAESFSEKRWSLKGLTALVTGGTKGIGFAIVEELAGLGAAVHTCSRTETELNERVQEWKSKGYEVTGSVCDLTVRAQREDLINTVSSIFDGKLSILVNNAGTVAINSATKYGAEEYSNMMSTNVESPYHLSQLAHPLLKASSNGSIVFISSIAGVIALPKLSAYAATKGAINQITKNFACEWAKDGIRTNSVAPWGVRTRVQAEDQAPRDDEFLPVFKRTPILRLAEPNEISSLVAFLCLPAASYINGQVISVDGGLTAGGY